In Mastomys coucha isolate ucsf_1 unplaced genomic scaffold, UCSF_Mcou_1 pScaffold5, whole genome shotgun sequence, one genomic interval encodes:
- the Rfng gene encoding beta-1,3-N-acetylglucosaminyltransferase radical fringe, translating into MSRARRVLCRACLALAAVLAVLLLLPLPLPRAPAPDASRVPTGSLTLEVSRLQPDDVFIAVKTTRKNHGPRLRLLLRTWISRASRQTFIFTDGDDPELQLLAGGRLINTNCSAVRTRQALCCKMSVEYDKFIESGRKWFCHVDDDNYVNPKSLLHLLSTFSSNQDIYLGRPSLDHPIEATERVQGGGSSNTVRFWFATGGAGFCLSRGLALKMSPWASLGSFMNTAERVRLPDDCTVGYIVEGLLGARLLHSPLFHSHLENLQRLPSGTVSQQVTLSYGGPENPHNVVNVAGSFSIQQDPTRFQSVHCLLYPDTHWCPVKNRAEEAFQ; encoded by the exons ATGAGCCGTGCGCGGCGAGTGCTGTGCCGGGCCTGCCTCGCGCTGGCCGCGGTCCTGgctgtgttgctgctgctgccgctgccgctgcctcGCGCGCCCGCACCGGACGCCAGTCGGGTCCCGACCGGGAGCCTGACCCTCGAGGTCTCCCGCCTGCAACCCGACGACGTCTTCATAGCAGTCAAGACCACTCGGAAGAACCACGGCCCGCGCCTGCGGCTGCTGCTGCGAACCTGGATCTCGCGAGCCTCACGGCAG ACGTTCATTTTCACCGATGGAGACGACCCCGAGCTCCAGCTGCTGGCAG GCGGCCGCTTGATCAACACCAATTGCTCTGCTGTGCGCACCCGCCAAGCGCTGTGCTGTAAAATGTCAGTGGAATACGATAAATTCATAGAATCTGGAAGGAA ATGGTTCTGCCACGTGGATGATGACAACTATGTGAACCCCAAAAGCCTGCTGCACCtgctttccaccttctcttccaaCCAGGACATCTACCTGGGTCGACCTAGTCTGGACCACCCCATCGAAGCCACAGAGAGGGTCCAAGGCGGTGGCAGC TCAAACACAGTGAGATTCTGGTTTGCAACTGGTGGGGCTGGGTTCTGCCTGAGCAGGGGCCTTGCCCTTAAAATGAGCCCATGGGCCAG CCTAGGCAGTTTCATGAACACAGCAGAGCGGGTTCGGCTGCCTGACGACTGCACCGTGGGATACATTGTGGAAGGACTTCTGGGTGCCCGCCTGCTTCATAGTCCCCTGTTCCACTCCCACCTGGAAAACCTGCAGAGGCTGCCATCTGGTACTGTTTCGCAGCAG GTTACCTTGAGCTATGGAGGTCCTGAGAACCCACATAACGTGGTGAATGTCGCTGGGAGCTTCAGCATACAACAGGACCCTACACG GTTTCAGTCTGTGCACTGCCTTCTCTACCCAGACACCCACTGGTGTCCTGTGAAGAACAGGGCTGAGGAAGCTTTTCAGTAA
- the Gps1 gene encoding COP9 signalosome complex subunit 1 isoform X3, whose protein sequence is MPLPVQVFNLQGAVEPMQIDVDPQEDPQNAPDVNYVVENPTLDLEQYAASYSGLMRIERLQFIADRCPPLRVEALKMALSFVQRTFNVDMYEEIHRKLSEATRELQNAPDAIPESGVEPPPLDTAWVEATRKKALLKLEKLDTDLKNYKGNSIKESIRRGHDDLGDHYLDCGDLSNALKCYSRARDYCTSAKHVINMCLNVIKVSVYLQNWSHVLSYVSKAESTPEIAEQRGERDSQTQAILTKLKCAAGLAELAARKYKQAAKCFLLASFDHCDFPELLSPSNVAVYGGLCALATFDRQELQRNVISSSSFKLFLELEPQVRDIIFKFYESKYASCLKMLDEMKDNLLLDMYLAPHVRTLYTQIRNRALIQYFSPYVSADMHKMAAAFNTTVAALEDELTQLILEGLINARIDSHSKILYARDVDQRSTTFEKSLLMGKEFQRRAKAMILRAAVLRNQIHVKSPPREGSQGELTPANSQSRMSTNM, encoded by the exons ATGCCGCTGCCGGTTCAGGTGTTTAACTTGCAG GGTGCTGTAGAACCCATGCAGATTGATGTAGATCCGCAGGAAGATCCCCAGAACGCACCTGATGTCAACTACGTGGTGGAGAACCCCACCCTG GATCTGGAGCAGTATGCAGCCAGTTACAGTGGCCTGATGCGAATTGAGCGGCTACAGTTTATTGCTGACCGGTGTCCTCCACTACGGGTAGAGGCCTTGAAAATGGCTCTGTCCTTCGTGCAGAGGACCTTCAATGTGGACATGTATGAAGAGATACACCGGAAGCTATCTGAGGCTACCAG GGAGTTGCAGAATGCACCTGATGCCATCCCTGAGAGTGGAGTGGAGCCCCCACCCCTGGACACAGCCTGGGTGGAGGCCACTCGGAAGAAGGCCCTGTTGAAACTGGAGAAGCTGGACACGGACTTGAAGAACTATAAGGGCAATTCTATCAAAGAGAGCATCAG GCGCGGCCATGACGACCTGGGTGACCACTACCTGGACTGTGGGGACCTCAGCAATGCCCTCAAATGTTACTCACGAGCCCGAGACTACTGCACCAGTGCTAAGCATGTCATCAACATGTGCCTCAACGTCATCAAG GTCAGTGTCTACTTGCAAAACTGGTCTCATGTGTTAAGCTATGTGAGCAAGGCCGAGTCTACTCCAGAGATTGCTGAG CAGCGTGGAGAGCGGGACAGCCAGACGCAAGCCATCCTCACCAAGCTCAAGTGTGCTGCAG GCTTGGCTGAGCTGGCTGCACGAAAGTATAAGCAAGCTGCTAAGTGCTTCCTTCTGGCTTCCTTTGATCACTGTGACTTCCCAGAG CTGCTGTCCCCCAGCAACGTGGCTGTCTATGGTGGCCTGTGTGCCTTAGCCACCTTTGACCGGCAGGAGCTGCAGCGCAATGTCATCTCTAGCAG CTCCTTCAAGttgttcctggagctggagccacaggtcAGAGATATCATCTTCAAATTTTATGAGTCCAAGTATGCTTCATGCTTGAAGATGTTGGATGAGATGAAG GACAACCTGCTCTTGGACATGTACTTGGCCCCTCACGTCAGGACACTGTATACCCAGATTCGTAACCGGGCTCTTATCCAA TACTTCAGCCCCTATGTGTCGGCTGATATGCACAAGATGGCTGCAGCGTTCAACACAACAGTTGCAGCTCTGGAAGATGAGCTGACACAGCTCATCCTGGAGGGGCTTATTAATGCCCGCATCGACTCACACAGCAAG ATACTGTATGCTCGAGATGTGGATCAGCGTAGCACCACCTTTGAGAAGTCCCTGCTGATGGGCAAGGAGTTCCAGCGACGTGCCAAGGCCATGATTCTGAGAGCAGCTGTGCTACGTAACCAGATCCATGTCAAG TCTCCTCCTAGAGAAGGGAGCCAAGGGGAGCTGACTCCAGCCAACAGCCAGTCACGGATGAGCACCAACATGTGA
- the Gps1 gene encoding COP9 signalosome complex subunit 1 isoform X4, with protein sequence MPLPVQVFNLQGAVEPMQIDVDPQEDPQNAPDVNYVVENPTLDLEQYAASYSGLMRIERLQFIADRCPPLRVEALKMALSFVQRTFNVDMYEEIHRKLSEATRELQNAPDAIPESGVEPPPLDTAWVEATRKKALLKLEKLDTDLKNYKGNSIKESIRRGHDDLGDHYLDCGDLSNALKCYSRARDYCTSAKHVINMCLNVIKVSVYLQNWSHVLSYVSKAESTPEIAERGERDSQTQAILTKLKCAAGLAELAARKYKQAAKCFLLASFDHCDFPELLSPSNVAVYGGLCALATFDRQELQRNVISSSSFKLFLELEPQVRDIIFKFYESKYASCLKMLDEMKDNLLLDMYLAPHVRTLYTQIRNRALIQYFSPYVSADMHKMAAAFNTTVAALEDELTQLILEGLINARIDSHSKILYARDVDQRSTTFEKSLLMGKEFQRRAKAMILRAAVLRNQIHVKSPPREGSQGELTPANSQSRMSTNM encoded by the exons ATGCCGCTGCCGGTTCAGGTGTTTAACTTGCAG GGTGCTGTAGAACCCATGCAGATTGATGTAGATCCGCAGGAAGATCCCCAGAACGCACCTGATGTCAACTACGTGGTGGAGAACCCCACCCTG GATCTGGAGCAGTATGCAGCCAGTTACAGTGGCCTGATGCGAATTGAGCGGCTACAGTTTATTGCTGACCGGTGTCCTCCACTACGGGTAGAGGCCTTGAAAATGGCTCTGTCCTTCGTGCAGAGGACCTTCAATGTGGACATGTATGAAGAGATACACCGGAAGCTATCTGAGGCTACCAG GGAGTTGCAGAATGCACCTGATGCCATCCCTGAGAGTGGAGTGGAGCCCCCACCCCTGGACACAGCCTGGGTGGAGGCCACTCGGAAGAAGGCCCTGTTGAAACTGGAGAAGCTGGACACGGACTTGAAGAACTATAAGGGCAATTCTATCAAAGAGAGCATCAG GCGCGGCCATGACGACCTGGGTGACCACTACCTGGACTGTGGGGACCTCAGCAATGCCCTCAAATGTTACTCACGAGCCCGAGACTACTGCACCAGTGCTAAGCATGTCATCAACATGTGCCTCAACGTCATCAAG GTCAGTGTCTACTTGCAAAACTGGTCTCATGTGTTAAGCTATGTGAGCAAGGCCGAGTCTACTCCAGAGATTGCTGAG CGTGGAGAGCGGGACAGCCAGACGCAAGCCATCCTCACCAAGCTCAAGTGTGCTGCAG GCTTGGCTGAGCTGGCTGCACGAAAGTATAAGCAAGCTGCTAAGTGCTTCCTTCTGGCTTCCTTTGATCACTGTGACTTCCCAGAG CTGCTGTCCCCCAGCAACGTGGCTGTCTATGGTGGCCTGTGTGCCTTAGCCACCTTTGACCGGCAGGAGCTGCAGCGCAATGTCATCTCTAGCAG CTCCTTCAAGttgttcctggagctggagccacaggtcAGAGATATCATCTTCAAATTTTATGAGTCCAAGTATGCTTCATGCTTGAAGATGTTGGATGAGATGAAG GACAACCTGCTCTTGGACATGTACTTGGCCCCTCACGTCAGGACACTGTATACCCAGATTCGTAACCGGGCTCTTATCCAA TACTTCAGCCCCTATGTGTCGGCTGATATGCACAAGATGGCTGCAGCGTTCAACACAACAGTTGCAGCTCTGGAAGATGAGCTGACACAGCTCATCCTGGAGGGGCTTATTAATGCCCGCATCGACTCACACAGCAAG ATACTGTATGCTCGAGATGTGGATCAGCGTAGCACCACCTTTGAGAAGTCCCTGCTGATGGGCAAGGAGTTCCAGCGACGTGCCAAGGCCATGATTCTGAGAGCAGCTGTGCTACGTAACCAGATCCATGTCAAG TCTCCTCCTAGAGAAGGGAGCCAAGGGGAGCTGACTCCAGCCAACAGCCAGTCACGGATGAGCACCAACATGTGA
- the Gps1 gene encoding COP9 signalosome complex subunit 1 isoform X2 encodes MRGSPAPSSASSSASDLSRSPAHSRSDLRPGTSGDYSLSASLSACTLLSEGAVEPMQIDVDPQEDPQNAPDVNYVVENPTLDLEQYAASYSGLMRIERLQFIADRCPPLRVEALKMALSFVQRTFNVDMYEEIHRKLSEATRELQNAPDAIPESGVEPPPLDTAWVEATRKKALLKLEKLDTDLKNYKGNSIKESIRRGHDDLGDHYLDCGDLSNALKCYSRARDYCTSAKHVINMCLNVIKVSVYLQNWSHVLSYVSKAESTPEIAERGERDSQTQAILTKLKCAAGLAELAARKYKQAAKCFLLASFDHCDFPELLSPSNVAVYGGLCALATFDRQELQRNVISSSSFKLFLELEPQVRDIIFKFYESKYASCLKMLDEMKDNLLLDMYLAPHVRTLYTQIRNRALIQYFSPYVSADMHKMAAAFNTTVAALEDELTQLILEGLINARIDSHSKILYARDVDQRSTTFEKSLLMGKEFQRRAKAMILRAAVLRNQIHVKSPPREGSQGELTPANSQSRMSTNM; translated from the exons ATGCGGGGCAGCCCGGCGCCCAGCTCTGCCTCGTCGTCGGCCTCCGACCTGAGCCGCAGCCCTGCGCACAGCAGGTCAGACTTGCGGCCCGGCACGTCGGGCGACTACAGCCTGAGCGCCAGCCTGTCGGCCTGCACGCTACTTTCCGAG GGTGCTGTAGAACCCATGCAGATTGATGTAGATCCGCAGGAAGATCCCCAGAACGCACCTGATGTCAACTACGTGGTGGAGAACCCCACCCTG GATCTGGAGCAGTATGCAGCCAGTTACAGTGGCCTGATGCGAATTGAGCGGCTACAGTTTATTGCTGACCGGTGTCCTCCACTACGGGTAGAGGCCTTGAAAATGGCTCTGTCCTTCGTGCAGAGGACCTTCAATGTGGACATGTATGAAGAGATACACCGGAAGCTATCTGAGGCTACCAG GGAGTTGCAGAATGCACCTGATGCCATCCCTGAGAGTGGAGTGGAGCCCCCACCCCTGGACACAGCCTGGGTGGAGGCCACTCGGAAGAAGGCCCTGTTGAAACTGGAGAAGCTGGACACGGACTTGAAGAACTATAAGGGCAATTCTATCAAAGAGAGCATCAG GCGCGGCCATGACGACCTGGGTGACCACTACCTGGACTGTGGGGACCTCAGCAATGCCCTCAAATGTTACTCACGAGCCCGAGACTACTGCACCAGTGCTAAGCATGTCATCAACATGTGCCTCAACGTCATCAAG GTCAGTGTCTACTTGCAAAACTGGTCTCATGTGTTAAGCTATGTGAGCAAGGCCGAGTCTACTCCAGAGATTGCTGAG CGTGGAGAGCGGGACAGCCAGACGCAAGCCATCCTCACCAAGCTCAAGTGTGCTGCAG GCTTGGCTGAGCTGGCTGCACGAAAGTATAAGCAAGCTGCTAAGTGCTTCCTTCTGGCTTCCTTTGATCACTGTGACTTCCCAGAG CTGCTGTCCCCCAGCAACGTGGCTGTCTATGGTGGCCTGTGTGCCTTAGCCACCTTTGACCGGCAGGAGCTGCAGCGCAATGTCATCTCTAGCAG CTCCTTCAAGttgttcctggagctggagccacaggtcAGAGATATCATCTTCAAATTTTATGAGTCCAAGTATGCTTCATGCTTGAAGATGTTGGATGAGATGAAG GACAACCTGCTCTTGGACATGTACTTGGCCCCTCACGTCAGGACACTGTATACCCAGATTCGTAACCGGGCTCTTATCCAA TACTTCAGCCCCTATGTGTCGGCTGATATGCACAAGATGGCTGCAGCGTTCAACACAACAGTTGCAGCTCTGGAAGATGAGCTGACACAGCTCATCCTGGAGGGGCTTATTAATGCCCGCATCGACTCACACAGCAAG ATACTGTATGCTCGAGATGTGGATCAGCGTAGCACCACCTTTGAGAAGTCCCTGCTGATGGGCAAGGAGTTCCAGCGACGTGCCAAGGCCATGATTCTGAGAGCAGCTGTGCTACGTAACCAGATCCATGTCAAG TCTCCTCCTAGAGAAGGGAGCCAAGGGGAGCTGACTCCAGCCAACAGCCAGTCACGGATGAGCACCAACATGTGA
- the Gps1 gene encoding COP9 signalosome complex subunit 1 isoform X1 — protein sequence MRGSPAPSSASSSASDLSRSPAHSRSDLRPGTSGDYSLSASLSACTLLSEGAVEPMQIDVDPQEDPQNAPDVNYVVENPTLDLEQYAASYSGLMRIERLQFIADRCPPLRVEALKMALSFVQRTFNVDMYEEIHRKLSEATRELQNAPDAIPESGVEPPPLDTAWVEATRKKALLKLEKLDTDLKNYKGNSIKESIRRGHDDLGDHYLDCGDLSNALKCYSRARDYCTSAKHVINMCLNVIKVSVYLQNWSHVLSYVSKAESTPEIAEQRGERDSQTQAILTKLKCAAGLAELAARKYKQAAKCFLLASFDHCDFPELLSPSNVAVYGGLCALATFDRQELQRNVISSSSFKLFLELEPQVRDIIFKFYESKYASCLKMLDEMKDNLLLDMYLAPHVRTLYTQIRNRALIQYFSPYVSADMHKMAAAFNTTVAALEDELTQLILEGLINARIDSHSKILYARDVDQRSTTFEKSLLMGKEFQRRAKAMILRAAVLRNQIHVKSPPREGSQGELTPANSQSRMSTNM from the exons ATGCGGGGCAGCCCGGCGCCCAGCTCTGCCTCGTCGTCGGCCTCCGACCTGAGCCGCAGCCCTGCGCACAGCAGGTCAGACTTGCGGCCCGGCACGTCGGGCGACTACAGCCTGAGCGCCAGCCTGTCGGCCTGCACGCTACTTTCCGAG GGTGCTGTAGAACCCATGCAGATTGATGTAGATCCGCAGGAAGATCCCCAGAACGCACCTGATGTCAACTACGTGGTGGAGAACCCCACCCTG GATCTGGAGCAGTATGCAGCCAGTTACAGTGGCCTGATGCGAATTGAGCGGCTACAGTTTATTGCTGACCGGTGTCCTCCACTACGGGTAGAGGCCTTGAAAATGGCTCTGTCCTTCGTGCAGAGGACCTTCAATGTGGACATGTATGAAGAGATACACCGGAAGCTATCTGAGGCTACCAG GGAGTTGCAGAATGCACCTGATGCCATCCCTGAGAGTGGAGTGGAGCCCCCACCCCTGGACACAGCCTGGGTGGAGGCCACTCGGAAGAAGGCCCTGTTGAAACTGGAGAAGCTGGACACGGACTTGAAGAACTATAAGGGCAATTCTATCAAAGAGAGCATCAG GCGCGGCCATGACGACCTGGGTGACCACTACCTGGACTGTGGGGACCTCAGCAATGCCCTCAAATGTTACTCACGAGCCCGAGACTACTGCACCAGTGCTAAGCATGTCATCAACATGTGCCTCAACGTCATCAAG GTCAGTGTCTACTTGCAAAACTGGTCTCATGTGTTAAGCTATGTGAGCAAGGCCGAGTCTACTCCAGAGATTGCTGAG CAGCGTGGAGAGCGGGACAGCCAGACGCAAGCCATCCTCACCAAGCTCAAGTGTGCTGCAG GCTTGGCTGAGCTGGCTGCACGAAAGTATAAGCAAGCTGCTAAGTGCTTCCTTCTGGCTTCCTTTGATCACTGTGACTTCCCAGAG CTGCTGTCCCCCAGCAACGTGGCTGTCTATGGTGGCCTGTGTGCCTTAGCCACCTTTGACCGGCAGGAGCTGCAGCGCAATGTCATCTCTAGCAG CTCCTTCAAGttgttcctggagctggagccacaggtcAGAGATATCATCTTCAAATTTTATGAGTCCAAGTATGCTTCATGCTTGAAGATGTTGGATGAGATGAAG GACAACCTGCTCTTGGACATGTACTTGGCCCCTCACGTCAGGACACTGTATACCCAGATTCGTAACCGGGCTCTTATCCAA TACTTCAGCCCCTATGTGTCGGCTGATATGCACAAGATGGCTGCAGCGTTCAACACAACAGTTGCAGCTCTGGAAGATGAGCTGACACAGCTCATCCTGGAGGGGCTTATTAATGCCCGCATCGACTCACACAGCAAG ATACTGTATGCTCGAGATGTGGATCAGCGTAGCACCACCTTTGAGAAGTCCCTGCTGATGGGCAAGGAGTTCCAGCGACGTGCCAAGGCCATGATTCTGAGAGCAGCTGTGCTACGTAACCAGATCCATGTCAAG TCTCCTCCTAGAGAAGGGAGCCAAGGGGAGCTGACTCCAGCCAACAGCCAGTCACGGATGAGCACCAACATGTGA
- the Dus1l gene encoding tRNA-dihydrouridine(16/17) synthase [NAD(P)(+)]-like isoform X1: protein MPKLQGFEFWSRTLGGARHVVAPMVDQSELAWRLLSRRHGAQLCYTPMLHAQVFVRDANYRKENLYCDVCPEDRPLIVQFCANDPEVFVQAALLAQDHCDAIDLNLGCPQMIAKRGHYGAFLQEEWDLLQRMILLAHERLSVPVTCKIRVFPEIDKTVRYAQMLEKAGCQLLTVHGRTKEQKGPMAGTASWEHIKAVRKAVGIPVFANGNIRCLQDVERCIQDTGVQGVMSAEGNLHNPALFEGRSPAVWELADEYLDIVRQHPCPLSYVRAHLFKLWHHTLQVHQQLREELAKVKTLEGVAAVSQALKLRCQEDMSRQQEGVRPADNLPAFHWICQPYIRPGPREGSKENSGGRSKRALEEEEGSMEGLSKNKLKKQLRNPHKTFDPSLKPKYAKCDQCGNPKGNRCVFNLCRGCCKKRAFRETADCPGHGLLFKTKLEKSLAWKAIQPGLQEAQQVRPVTPSGFSEVMGSALA, encoded by the exons ATGCCCAAACTGCAGGGTTTTGAGTTTTGGAGCCGCACCCTGGGGGGTGCCCGACATGTGGTGGCACCCATGGTGGACCAGAGTGAGCTAGCTTGGAGACTGCTGAGCCGCCGCCATGGAGCCCAGCTATGCTACACCCCTATGCTACATGCCCAGGTCTTCGTTAGAGATGCTAACTATCGAAAAGAGAACTTATATTGTGATGTGTGCCCTGAGGACAGGCCTCTCATTGTGCAG TTCTGTGCCAATGACCCAGAGGTGTTTGTCCAGGCAGCTCTCCTAGCACAAGATCACTGTGATGCCATTGACCTGAACTTGGGCTGCCCACAGATGATAGCCAAGAGAG GTCACTATGGCGCTTTTCTGCAGGAGGAGTGGGATCTTCTTCAAAGAATGA TTCTGTTGGCTCATGAGCGACTCTCTGTTCCTGTCACGTGCAAAATTCGTGTCTTCCCAGAAATTGACAAGACAGTGAGGTACGCCCAGATGCTGGAGAAGGCTGGCTGTCAG CTGCTGACTGTACATGGGCGcaccaaggagcagaaggggccCATGGCAGGAACAGCCTCCTGGGAGCACATCAAGGCAGTTCG GAAGGCTGTGGGAATCCCTGTGTTTGCCAACGGGAACATCCGGTGCCTGCAGGATGTGGAGCGGTGCATCCAGGACACAGGCGTGCAGGGGGTCATGAGTGCAG AGGGGAACCTGCACAACCCTGCCCTCTTTGAGGGACGGAGTCCTGCTGTATGGGAGCTGGCCGATGAGTACCTGGACATTGTTCGGCAGCACCCTTGTCCACTATCCTATGTCCGGGCCCATCTCTTCAAGCTGTGGCACCACAC GCTACAGGTACATCAGCAGCTTCGAGAAGAGCTGGCCAAAGTGAAGACCCTAGAGGGCGTGGCTGCTGTGAGCCAGGCGCTAAAGCTTCGGTGTCAG GAGGACATGTCCAGGCAGCAAGAAGGAGTGAGGCCAGCTGACAACTTACCTGCTTTCCATTGGATCTGCCAGCCCTACATTCGGCCAGG TCCTAGGGAAGGGAGCAAGGAGAATAGTGGTGGTCGAAGCAAGCGGGctctggaggaagaagagggcagCATGGAGGGCTTGTCCAAGAATAAGCTGAAGAAACAACTGAGGAACcctcacaaaacctttgacccttCCCTGAAAC CCAAATATGCCAAGTGTGACCAGTGTGGAAATCCAAAG GGCAATAGGTGTGTGTTTAACCTGTGTCGTGGCTGCTGCAAGAAGCGAGCTTTCAGAGAGACAGCCGATTGCCCAG GTCATGGATTGCTTTTTAAAACCAAATTAGAGAAATCTCTGGCCTGGAAAGCGATCCAGCCTGGACTGCAGGAAGCTCAGCAGGTGAGGCCTGTAACACCAAGTGGTTTCTCTGAAGTCATGGGTAGTGCCCTAGCCTGA
- the Dus1l gene encoding tRNA-dihydrouridine(16/17) synthase [NAD(P)(+)]-like isoform X2: MPKLQGFEFWSRTLGGARHVVAPMVDQSELAWRLLSRRHGAQLCYTPMLHAQVFVRDANYRKENLYCDVCPEDRPLIVQFCANDPEVFVQAALLAQDHCDAIDLNLGCPQMIAKRGHYGAFLQEEWDLLQRMKIDKTVRYAQMLEKAGCQLLTVHGRTKEQKGPMAGTASWEHIKAVRKAVGIPVFANGNIRCLQDVERCIQDTGVQGVMSAEGNLHNPALFEGRSPAVWELADEYLDIVRQHPCPLSYVRAHLFKLWHHTLQVHQQLREELAKVKTLEGVAAVSQALKLRCQEDMSRQQEGVRPADNLPAFHWICQPYIRPGPREGSKENSGGRSKRALEEEEGSMEGLSKNKLKKQLRNPHKTFDPSLKPKYAKCDQCGNPKGNRCVFNLCRGCCKKRAFRETADCPGHGLLFKTKLEKSLAWKAIQPGLQEAQQVRPVTPSGFSEVMGSALA, encoded by the exons ATGCCCAAACTGCAGGGTTTTGAGTTTTGGAGCCGCACCCTGGGGGGTGCCCGACATGTGGTGGCACCCATGGTGGACCAGAGTGAGCTAGCTTGGAGACTGCTGAGCCGCCGCCATGGAGCCCAGCTATGCTACACCCCTATGCTACATGCCCAGGTCTTCGTTAGAGATGCTAACTATCGAAAAGAGAACTTATATTGTGATGTGTGCCCTGAGGACAGGCCTCTCATTGTGCAG TTCTGTGCCAATGACCCAGAGGTGTTTGTCCAGGCAGCTCTCCTAGCACAAGATCACTGTGATGCCATTGACCTGAACTTGGGCTGCCCACAGATGATAGCCAAGAGAG GTCACTATGGCGCTTTTCTGCAGGAGGAGTGGGATCTTCTTCAAAGAATGA AAATTGACAAGACAGTGAGGTACGCCCAGATGCTGGAGAAGGCTGGCTGTCAG CTGCTGACTGTACATGGGCGcaccaaggagcagaaggggccCATGGCAGGAACAGCCTCCTGGGAGCACATCAAGGCAGTTCG GAAGGCTGTGGGAATCCCTGTGTTTGCCAACGGGAACATCCGGTGCCTGCAGGATGTGGAGCGGTGCATCCAGGACACAGGCGTGCAGGGGGTCATGAGTGCAG AGGGGAACCTGCACAACCCTGCCCTCTTTGAGGGACGGAGTCCTGCTGTATGGGAGCTGGCCGATGAGTACCTGGACATTGTTCGGCAGCACCCTTGTCCACTATCCTATGTCCGGGCCCATCTCTTCAAGCTGTGGCACCACAC GCTACAGGTACATCAGCAGCTTCGAGAAGAGCTGGCCAAAGTGAAGACCCTAGAGGGCGTGGCTGCTGTGAGCCAGGCGCTAAAGCTTCGGTGTCAG GAGGACATGTCCAGGCAGCAAGAAGGAGTGAGGCCAGCTGACAACTTACCTGCTTTCCATTGGATCTGCCAGCCCTACATTCGGCCAGG TCCTAGGGAAGGGAGCAAGGAGAATAGTGGTGGTCGAAGCAAGCGGGctctggaggaagaagagggcagCATGGAGGGCTTGTCCAAGAATAAGCTGAAGAAACAACTGAGGAACcctcacaaaacctttgacccttCCCTGAAAC CCAAATATGCCAAGTGTGACCAGTGTGGAAATCCAAAG GGCAATAGGTGTGTGTTTAACCTGTGTCGTGGCTGCTGCAAGAAGCGAGCTTTCAGAGAGACAGCCGATTGCCCAG GTCATGGATTGCTTTTTAAAACCAAATTAGAGAAATCTCTGGCCTGGAAAGCGATCCAGCCTGGACTGCAGGAAGCTCAGCAGGTGAGGCCTGTAACACCAAGTGGTTTCTCTGAAGTCATGGGTAGTGCCCTAGCCTGA